From Ailuropoda melanoleuca isolate Jingjing chromosome 8, ASM200744v2, whole genome shotgun sequence, a single genomic window includes:
- the SLC27A3 gene encoding solute carrier family 27 member 3 isoform X2, translated as MTIKQARTSFVLELPPGCSYPAEHPAHPTGCLHSPVGHLRTSPFPFLHTPLSGVGGAFCCPPPPQLSCCHWGCAPGTDLSGQPSPFKLNSVPPYFSQETRGFQKFLESLEPDLPALRALGLRLWAAGPETHPAGISDLLAEASAEVDEPVPGYLSAPQSIMDTCLYIFTSGTTGLPKAARISHLKILQCQAFYELCGAHQEDVIYLALPLYHMSGSLLGVVGCLGIGATVVLKSKFSAGQFWEDCQQHRVTVFQYIGELCRYLVNQPPSKAEHGHKVRLAVGSGLRPDTWERFVRRFGPLQVLETYGLTEGNVATFNYTGQLGAVGRASWLYKHVFPFSLIRYDVTTGQPIRDTQGHCVATCPGEPGLLVAPVSQQSPFLGYAGGPELGRGKLLKNVFRPGDVFFNTGDLLVCDDQGFLRFHDRTGDTFRWKGENVATTEVAEALESLDFLQEVNVYGVTVPGHEGRAGMAALVLRAPHSLDLVRLYAHVSENLPPYAWPRFLRLQESLATTETFKQQKVRMAKEGFDPSALSDPLYVLDQAGGAYLPLTAARYSALLAGDLRI; from the exons atgacaataaaacAAGCCAGAACCTCTTTTGTGCTGGAGCTGCCGCCTGGGTGCTCTTACCCTGCAGAGCACCCTGCGCACCCAACCGGATGCCTCCACTCCCCGGTCGGTCACCTGAGAacttccccttttcccttcctgcaCACCCCCTTGTCTGGAGTGGGAGGGGCTTTttgctgccccccacctccccagctttCCTGCTGCCACTGGGGCTGTGCACCAGGCACTGACCTGTCTGGGCAACCATCTCCCTTTAAGCTGAACTCTGTTCCTCCCTACTTCTCTCAGGAAACTAGAGGCTTCCAAA AGTTCCTGGAGTCCCTGGAGCCTGACCTGCCAGCCCTGAGAGCCTTGGGGCTCCGTCTGTGGGCCGCAGGCCCTGAAACCCATCCTGCTGGAATCAGCGATTTGCTGGCCGAGGCCTCCGCTGAAGTGGATGAACCAGTGCCTGGGTACCTGTCCGCCCCCCAGAGCATAATGGACACGTGCCTGTATATCTTCACTTCTGGCACCACGG GCCTCCCCAAGGCTGCTCGGATCAGTCATCTGAAGATTCTGCAGTGCCAGGCGTTCTATGAGCTGTGTGGTGCCCACCAAGAGGATGTGATCTACCTTGCCCTCCCACTCTACCACATGTCCGGCTCCCTGTTGGGCGTTGTGGGCTGTCTAGGCATTG GGGCTACAGTGGTGCTGAAGTCCAAGTTCTCGGCTGGTCAGTTCTGGGAGGACTGCCAGCAGCACAGGGTGACGGTGTTCCAGTACATCGGGGAATTATGCCGATACCTTGTCAACCAGCCCCCG AGCAAGGCAGAACATGGACACAAGGTCCGGCTGGCGGTGGGTAGTGGGCTGCGTCCAGACACCTGGGAGCGTTTTGTGCGGCGCTTTGGGCCCCTGCAGGTGTTAGAGACCTACGGACTAACAGAGGGCAACGTTGCCACTTTCAACTACACAGGACAGCTGGGTGCTGTGGGACGTGCTTCCTGGCTTTACAAG catgtcttccccttctctttgatTCGCTATGATGTCACCACAGGGCAGCCGATTAGGGACACCCAGGGGCACTGTGTGGCCACATGTCCAG GTGAGCCAGGGCTGCTGGTGGCCCCAGTAAGCCAGCAGTCCCCGTTCCTGGGCTACGCTGGGGGGCCAGAGCTGGGCCGGGGAAAGCTGCTGAAGAATGTCTTCCGGCCTGGGGATGTTTTCTTCAACACTGGGGACCTTCTGGTCTGCGATGACCAGGGCTTTCTCCGCTTCCACGATCGTACCGGAGACACATTCAG GTGGAAAGGGGAGAACGTGGCCACAACGGAGGTGGCAGAGGCTTTGGAGTCCCTGGATTTTCTTCAGGAGGTGAACGTGTACGGAGTCACCGTGCCAG GGCACGAGGGCCGAGCTGGAATGGCAGCCCTGGTTCTGCGTGCCCCCCACTCTTTGGACCTTGTGCGGCTCTACGCCCATGTTTCTGAGAACTTGCCGCCGTATGCCTGGCCTCGATTCCTAAGGCTCCAG GAGTCTCTGGCCACCACAGAGACCTTCAAGCAGCAGAAGGTGCGGATGGCAAAGGAGGGCTTTGACCCGAGTGCACTGTCTGACCCCCTCTACGTTCTGGACCAGGCTGGGGGTGCCTACCTGCCCCTCACAGCTGCCCGGTACAGTGCCCTCCTGGCTGGGGACCTTCGCATCTGA
- the SLC27A3 gene encoding solute carrier family 27 member 3 isoform X1, protein MAALLLLPLLPLLLLPLLLLLRKLHLWPGLRWLAADLAFAVRALRCKRALRARALAAAAADPRGPEGGCSLAWRLAQLARQRPAHIFLIHGARRFSYAEAERESNRAARAFLRARGWYAGPGGAEDERATGVAGAAAPLEPGATVALLLPACPEFLWLWFGLAKAGLRAAFVPAALRRGPLLHCLRSCGARALVLAPEFLESLEPDLPALRALGLRLWAAGPETHPAGISDLLAEASAEVDEPVPGYLSAPQSIMDTCLYIFTSGTTGLPKAARISHLKILQCQAFYELCGAHQEDVIYLALPLYHMSGSLLGVVGCLGIGATVVLKSKFSAGQFWEDCQQHRVTVFQYIGELCRYLVNQPPSKAEHGHKVRLAVGSGLRPDTWERFVRRFGPLQVLETYGLTEGNVATFNYTGQLGAVGRASWLYKHVFPFSLIRYDVTTGQPIRDTQGHCVATCPGEPGLLVAPVSQQSPFLGYAGGPELGRGKLLKNVFRPGDVFFNTGDLLVCDDQGFLRFHDRTGDTFRWKGENVATTEVAEALESLDFLQEVNVYGVTVPGHEGRAGMAALVLRAPHSLDLVRLYAHVSENLPPYAWPRFLRLQESLATTETFKQQKVRMAKEGFDPSALSDPLYVLDQAGGAYLPLTAARYSALLAGDLRI, encoded by the exons ATGGCCgccctcctgctgctgcccctgctgccgctgctgcttcTGCCGCTGCTGCTACTGCTTCGGAAACTGCACCTCTGGCCGGGGCTGCGCTGGCTCGCCGCGGACTTGGCCTTCGCGGTGCGCGCCCTACGCTGCAAACGGGCTCTTCGAGCGCGCGCCCTGGCCGCGGCCGCCGCCGACCCGAGGGGCCCCGAGGGGGGCTGCAGCCTGGCCTGGCGCCTCGCGCAACTGGCCCGGCAGCGCCCTGCACACATCTTCCTCATTCACGGCGCGCGACGCTTCAGCTACGCGGAGGCCGAGCGCGAGAGCAACCGGGCTGCGCGCGCTTTTTTGCGCGCGCGGGGCTGGTACGCGGGGCCCGGCGGCGCAGAGGACGAGCGGGCCACGGGAGTTGCAGGCGCCGCGGCCCCTCTGGAACCCGGGGCCACCGTGGCGCTGCTCCTGCCCGCCTGCCCGGAGTTCCTGTGGCTCTGGTTCGGGCTAGCCAAGGCCGGCCTGCGCGCAGCCTTTGTGCCCGCCGCCCTGCGCCGGGGACCCCTCCTGCACTGCCTCCGCAGCTGCGGCGCGCGCGCGCTGGTGCTGGCGCCAG AGTTCCTGGAGTCCCTGGAGCCTGACCTGCCAGCCCTGAGAGCCTTGGGGCTCCGTCTGTGGGCCGCAGGCCCTGAAACCCATCCTGCTGGAATCAGCGATTTGCTGGCCGAGGCCTCCGCTGAAGTGGATGAACCAGTGCCTGGGTACCTGTCCGCCCCCCAGAGCATAATGGACACGTGCCTGTATATCTTCACTTCTGGCACCACGG GCCTCCCCAAGGCTGCTCGGATCAGTCATCTGAAGATTCTGCAGTGCCAGGCGTTCTATGAGCTGTGTGGTGCCCACCAAGAGGATGTGATCTACCTTGCCCTCCCACTCTACCACATGTCCGGCTCCCTGTTGGGCGTTGTGGGCTGTCTAGGCATTG GGGCTACAGTGGTGCTGAAGTCCAAGTTCTCGGCTGGTCAGTTCTGGGAGGACTGCCAGCAGCACAGGGTGACGGTGTTCCAGTACATCGGGGAATTATGCCGATACCTTGTCAACCAGCCCCCG AGCAAGGCAGAACATGGACACAAGGTCCGGCTGGCGGTGGGTAGTGGGCTGCGTCCAGACACCTGGGAGCGTTTTGTGCGGCGCTTTGGGCCCCTGCAGGTGTTAGAGACCTACGGACTAACAGAGGGCAACGTTGCCACTTTCAACTACACAGGACAGCTGGGTGCTGTGGGACGTGCTTCCTGGCTTTACAAG catgtcttccccttctctttgatTCGCTATGATGTCACCACAGGGCAGCCGATTAGGGACACCCAGGGGCACTGTGTGGCCACATGTCCAG GTGAGCCAGGGCTGCTGGTGGCCCCAGTAAGCCAGCAGTCCCCGTTCCTGGGCTACGCTGGGGGGCCAGAGCTGGGCCGGGGAAAGCTGCTGAAGAATGTCTTCCGGCCTGGGGATGTTTTCTTCAACACTGGGGACCTTCTGGTCTGCGATGACCAGGGCTTTCTCCGCTTCCACGATCGTACCGGAGACACATTCAG GTGGAAAGGGGAGAACGTGGCCACAACGGAGGTGGCAGAGGCTTTGGAGTCCCTGGATTTTCTTCAGGAGGTGAACGTGTACGGAGTCACCGTGCCAG GGCACGAGGGCCGAGCTGGAATGGCAGCCCTGGTTCTGCGTGCCCCCCACTCTTTGGACCTTGTGCGGCTCTACGCCCATGTTTCTGAGAACTTGCCGCCGTATGCCTGGCCTCGATTCCTAAGGCTCCAG GAGTCTCTGGCCACCACAGAGACCTTCAAGCAGCAGAAGGTGCGGATGGCAAAGGAGGGCTTTGACCCGAGTGCACTGTCTGACCCCCTCTACGTTCTGGACCAGGCTGGGGGTGCCTACCTGCCCCTCACAGCTGCCCGGTACAGTGCCCTCCTGGCTGGGGACCTTCGCATCTGA